The DNA window TTAAGGAGGTCATTGAGACAATGAAAGATTTTGCAGAATTATTAGCAGCAGAAGGTCAAGAAGAATTTAAGAAAGGGAACGTTGTAGAAGGTACAGTAGTTCAAGTTGAAGATGAACGAGCTTATGTATCTTTTGGCTACAAAACTGAAGCCATTTTGAACAGAACTGAAATTTCTTATCCCGCACCAGAATCTGCCAAAGATGTGTTGAAAAATGGTGATGAAATTAAAGCAGTTATCATGAACCACATCAAAGAAGATAATCCTATTTATCTTTCCATGACTCGCTTGGCTAAAGATGAAGATTGGCAATATGTTATCGAAGCACAAGAAAAAGATGAAGCTATCGTATGTAAAGGTATTGATGCTATCCCAGCAGGTTTGGTAGTAACTGTTAAATCCCTTCGTGGTTTCATTCCATTGTCCCAAGGTGATGTTCATTTCGTAAAATCCTTGGACAACTTGGTTGGTACAGAATTCGAAGCTAAAGTACTTGAAATCGACGAAAAGAAAAACCGTTTGGTTCTTTCCCGTCGTGCAGTATTGGAAGTAGAACGTCAAGCTAAATTAGCTGAAGCATTGAAAAACATCAACGTTGGCGACAACTATAAAGGTATTGTTCGTAAAATCATGCCTTATGGTGCTTTCGTAGATATCGGTGGTATTGAAGGTTTACTTCACATTTCCGACATTTCTTGGCAAAAAATCAAAAAAGTGGAAGATGTTCTTTCCGTTGGTCAAGAAATCGAAGTTAAATTACAATCCTTCGACGCTGAAAGCAACAAATTATCCTTGTCCTTAAAAGCTTTGACTAAGAGCCCATGGGACGTAGCTGAAGAAACATTGCATGTTGGCGATGTTATTAACGGCAAAGTTGTTCGTTTGGTAGCTTACGGTGCATTCGTAGCTGTTAACGACGACATTCAAGGTTTACTTCACATTTCTCAAATTACAAAACAACGTAATGCGAAAGTTGAAGACTACTTAAACCGCGGTCAAGAAGTAGAAGTTAAAATCATTTCTCTTAACAAAGACGAAAAGAAATTGGGTTTGGCTTTAACTGAATTGATGGAAGCAAAAGAAACTGCAGAAGACGCTGAATAATTCATTGTCTAATATAAGGCTAACCAAGGTTTCCTTGGTTAGCCTTTTTGCGTACTTTACGTAGAATATGATAAAATATAGTAATGTATTAGATTAGATAATGAGGTGAAACCATGGCAAAACCATTAGTGGCTGTTGTAGGTCGTCCAAATGTAGGGAAATCTACACTTTTTAATGCCATTGTTAATAAACGAATCTCTATTGTTGAAGATATTCCTGGTGTAACACGGGATCGTATTTACTTTGACGCAGAGTGGTTAAATCGTGAATTTACAATGATAGATACAGGTGGTATCGAATTCATAACAGATAATAGTCATGTTATTCCTAAGATGATGCGTTTACAAGCTGAATTAGCAATTGAAGAAGCGGATGTAATATTATTTGTTGTTGATGGTAAACAAGGGATTGTTCCGGCTGATGAAGAAGTTGCAAATATATTACGTGCTAGCGGCAAACCTGTAGTTTTAGTTGTTAATAAAATTGACAGTGTTAATCAAGAACCTAATATTTATGAATTCTATAATCTTGGCTTAGGTGATCCAATTGGTATTTCTGCTAAGAATTTAATGAACTTAGGTGACTTGCTTGACGATACTGTTAAACATTTCCCTCCAGTTGGTACAAATGTTGATGATGAAGATACTATTCACGTAGCAGTTATTGGCCGTCCTAATGTAGGTAAATCTTCTTTGACTAATGCATTATTAGGACAAGACCGCGTAATCGTATCTGATGTAGCAGGCACAACACGTGATTCTATCGATACATATTGGACTCATGGAGACCAAAAATTTGTCCTTATCGATACTGCAGGCATGCGACGTAAATCTAAAATCGAAGAAGCTGTTGAACGATATAGTATTGTGCGTTCTTTACGCTCTGTAGACCGTTCGGATATTGTTGTTCTTGTGCTTGATGCTCAAGATGGTGTTACAGAACAAGATAAGAAAATTGCTGGTTATGCCTATGAAGCAGGTAAGGGTGTAATTATTGTTGTAAACAAATGGGATCTTGTTGAAAAAGATGATAAAACAACTCTGCGCTTTACTGAAGATATTTATGATGAATTAGGGTTCTTACAGTTTGCGCCGATTCTATTTGCATCTGCTTTGACTAAGCAACGTATTCATCGCTTAGCAGATATGTTAAAATTCGTTTCTGAACAACAGTATCGCCGTGTATCTACAGGTACATTAAATCAATTATTGCAAGATGCCCAAACAGTTAATCCTGTACCATCTCGTAATGGCAGAATTCCAAAAATTTATTATATGACACAAGCAAGTGTTAAACCACCTACATTTATTTTGTTTGTAAATGAACCAGAGTTAATTCACTTCTCGTATATGCGTTTCTTGGAAAATAGATTACGTGAGTCCTTTGGCTTTGAAGGAACACCAATTCGTTTAGTGTTGCGTGGTAAGAAACGGGATGATGAAGACTAATGGATATTATGGTTATCGTATATGCTATATTGGCATATCTTATTGGTTCAATTCCTAGTGGCTTAATTATTGGTAAGACCTTCTTTAATACAGATGTCCGCCAATATGGTTCTAAAAATATAGGTGCCACTAACACATATCGCGTTATAGGTCTCAAAGCTGCATTACCTGTATTTCTCTGTGATGCCTTAAAAGGCGCGGCTGGGGTAATATTATTATCCTCTTATGGACCTATGTATATGATTTTAGGAGGTATCCTTGCTATGATGGGCCATAACTGGTCTATATTCTTAGGCTTTAAAGGTGGTCGTGGCGTAGCTACAGGACTAGGTGTATTAATTGCTTTGTCACCATTAGTTGCTTTGATTGCTTTCTTGGTATGGGGCGTTATTGTCTATTTCACTAAGCTCGTATCACTAGGATCAATTATAGCTGCCGCTTTGGTACCAATCTTAATGTATTTTACAGGCGAATCGTATTGGTTCGTTGGCTTTGGCGCTTTGGCTGCTTTATTTGTCATTGTTCGCCATTGGGATAATATCAAACGTTTACTTGCAGGTAATGAGTTAAAAGTAGAACGTATCAAAAAGGATTAATATATGAATGTTGTTGTTGTCGGCTCTGGTAGCTGGGGTACTGCTCTTGCTATTAAATCCGTATTAGCTGGAAATACTACAACTTTATATTGTCGTCGCCCAGAATTTGCAGATCAATTAGCTAAAGATCTAGAGAATAAAGAGTATTTACCTGGCGTAACATTACCAAATGAATTAGTATATAGTTCAGATCTTGCTACCTGTATTAAAGGGGCCGATATCATTCTCATGGTTACGCCATCTGTACATGTACGTACTAGTTTAGAGTCTATTAGACCATATGCTCATAAAGAACAATCGTATATACTTTGTTCAAAAGGTGTAGAGCGTACTACTGGCAAATTGCTGACTACAGTTATGAGAGAGGTTCTAGGAACAGTTGGATGTAATCTCGCAGTTCTATCTGGTCCAAATCATGCAGAGGAAATCGGTCGTGATCTGCCCGCTGCCTCTGTATTGAGTACAGAAAATCTTGAAGTGGCCACTATGTTACAGAAGATATTATGTAGTCAAAATTTTAGGATTTATGCAAATACAGATATTACTGGTGTTGAATTAGCTGGGGCTACAAAGAATATTATTGCTCTCGCTGCTGGTATTGTAGACGGTCTAAAGTTAGGGGATAATTGTAAAGCATTGCTCTTAACTCGTGGTTTACATGAGATGACTCGCTTTGGTGTAGCTTTGGGGGCACAAAAGGAAACCTATGCTGGTCTTGCTGGTATGGGTGATTTGATTGCCACTTGTATGAGTCCTCATGGACGTAATAGAGCCGCTGGTCAACAATTAGCAGATGGAAAAACAATGGACTATATCATTAATCATACGAATATGGTTGTAGAAGGCTTTTTTGCTACAGACATTGTTTATAAGATGGCTTGTGAACATCATATTGAAATGCCTATAACTAAGGCTTTATATGAAGTCTTATATGAAGAAAAATCTCCAGCTTTGGCATTAGCTGAATTGATGGGACGAGATATTAAAATTGAAGTATCATAAATAAAAGATACTTTTAATTTGGTTATTTATATACTATAATTAATGAGTATAATCTTGTGAGGGTTGTATGCGAATTATTGGCGGAACTGCAAAGGGACATACTATAAAAGCACCTAAAGGGGTAGATACTAGACCTACACTTGATCGTGTTCGTGAAAGTGTGTTTAATGTATTATCTAATAGAGGTATATTTGGTACTAATGTATTAGATATATTTTCAGGTACAGGTGCAGTAGCTATTGAAGCCTTAAGTCGTGGTGCAGCACATGCAGTAGCGGTAGACTTTAAAACAGGAAAATTGATTTTGGAGAATGCCAAACATTGTCATGTGGAAGATCGGTTAGAAATCATTCCGAGGAAACTTTCACAATTAAAAAATTATATAATGGGACGACAGTTCGATTATATTTTTTCTGATCCACCATATGAAAATGGATTTATACAAGAGACCATAGATATGGTTGTAGACTGTGATTTATTAAAGCCCGAAGGTGTTTTATTACTAGAGCACCATAAGGACGAGGCATTTACCTTGCCTGAATCATGGAAATGTATAAAAGAACAGAAATTTGGTTATACGATGGTTTCCTATTTTGTAAACACAGCTGAAAGGAGCTAAACCTGTGCGTATAGGTGTGTGTCCGGGTAGTTTTGACCCAGTTACAAATGGACATGTTGATATTTTTGAACGTGGCAGTCGATTAGTTGATAAATTAATTATTGCTGTTAGCTCTAATCCGAATAAAAATTCCTTGTTTACCATGGAAGAACGGGTTGAGATGATTCGAAATTCTGTCAAACATATTCCTAATGTTGAGATTGATTGTACAGGCGGTTTGCTTAACCAATATGTTAAATCTAAGAATGCTACTATAATCATTCGTGGTTTGCGCGCGTTAAGCGACTTTGAATATGAATTTCAACGTGCTTTGTTTGCAAAATATTTGGATGATGATATTGAAACTGTATTTATTATGACTAATAATAAATACTCTTTCGTCAGCTCCACAGGTATTCGTGAACTTGCAAAATTTGGCGGTAAGCTAGATGGGTTAGTTCCGGATGATGTTAAGGAAAAACTTGAAGAACGCTTTAATACGGTCCATAATAAATAGGGGTGAATTGTATGAAAACAGAAAAATTATTAGAAGATTTAGAGGTTCTTATTGAATCTAGCAGCCGTATTCCTATGACTACTAAACGTATGGTTGAGGAAGACGAAATTATGCGTATTATTGATTCTATTCAAGAGTCCTTACCATTGGAACTTGAAGAGTCTCGTCGTATTGTAGCTGATAAAGATAAAGTATTAGCTGATGCTCAACGTCAAGCTGAAACTTTAATTGATCAAGCAAAAGATTACATTGCTAAATTAACTGCTGAAAGCGAACTTGTTAAACAAGCGCAAGAACAAGCAAATCAAATTATCAATGCAGCTAACCAATCCTCTGAAGAATTGAAATCTAGCTCTATTCAATATGCTGGTGATGTTCTTAAATATGTGGAAAACAACTTAGAGAAAACATTGGAAAGCTTACGTCAAAATCGTGAAAGTTTGAAACAAACTGAACAACGTACAGAAGAAAACCAATAATATAAATAAAAAAGAAGCGAAGGAAATCCTTCGCTTCTTTTTTATTCAGTATAATTATCAGGTTTTTTAGGCTCTACAATCATTGTTTGATGAGTATTAAAGATAACAAATCCAAGAGGAGACCCAGGTGGTTTTTTAATATTTTTAATATATGTGTAGTCTACAGGCACCTTACTAGTTTCACGAGCCTTACTAAAGTAGGCTGCATATTGAGCAACCTTAGATAAAATCATATCATCAGGCTCCACATTGAGTCTTAATATGAGGTGGGAACCTTGAATATCTTGTGTATGGAACCAAATATCGGTTGGTTTTGCAAATCGATGAGTTAAATATTCGTTTTGTTGATTGTTTCGACCTATAAATATTTCGCCTTCATCAATGGTTAAATGAATGTAATTGGATTTCCCTAGCTTATAAGAGAGAGGCTTCTTAGATTTTTTTATGATGCCCGCATCCATACATTCTTTGCGAATTTCTTCTAAGCTTTCACGGGTAGTAGCTAATGAAATACTATATAAAATCGATTTGAGGTATTCAAGTTTTGTAGTACTAGCATTAAGTTGATATTCACCGCTGACCATACGATTTTTTAATTTAGTATAGAGCTTATAATACCATTGAGCGTTTTCTACAATCGTAAGATTTGGCTTTAGAGGGATTGTTAATAACTCTCCATCTTCAGAAAGAAGATTTGGTAATTGGATAGAAGGTTCATATTGCACCTGTAAGTGAGCATTGATCATTAAGATATCGCCATACAGTTTATAGGTATCCATTTTATTAGTATCATCTAATTCATCTTTGATTTTTTGATGACGGATTTCTTCTTTTTTGATGGCTGCTGTTAAAATCTTTTCTAGTTCCTTATCAGCAGTGTGAATAGATTTTGTATTGTGAATCGATTCTTCTAGAGCTTCTGAAATCGTACTATATTCTTTTAGTACCTTGTAATTGTGTAACGTAAAGGTGGCGTGAGCTTTTTTATTATTCTCATTGATTAAAGTAAGCAAGCCATGACTGTCTTGGAGTTTTGCTTTTAGGTTATATAATGATTTAGCTAATGTATCTATTTGATCTGGACTTAAATCAGTTATAGATTCATCTCCATTTAGATTGGAAGTCCATAATACTTCATCTAATAAAGGTTTACCGAAACCGTTAAAGATAGCTCGTATAGATTGTTGTACATTACCATTACCAAAGGAAGTCAGTAGATTTCTTATTTCTTCATAATTGAAGTCCATTAAACTAACACGATTAGCATTTGGTGGTAATTCATAGTGTAGTTTGGGGCTAATAGAACGTTCACGATTCATTAAAGGGGATACGTGAATTAAGGATTCTAAAATAACTCCATCTTGCACAAAGATACAGTTTGAATATTTGCCCATTAATTCTACATAGATAAATGTACTTGTAATAGATCCATCCATTTCAAGCTTATCCGTTTGGATACACATGATTCGGTCACCATTAATTTGTTCCACCTTTACAATGCGGCTACCTTCAATATGTTTACGAAGAAACATGCATAGTGAACTTGGTTCTTTTGGTAAATCTTGGAGCGGTTTGCTAAGATACATTGCAGGGGTTGCACCAACGGTAATAATCAAGTTTTGATCTTCGTTAAGGGCTCGAATTTTAAATAGTAATGTAGTTTTATCTATTTGATATAATTTTTGTATTTGACCTGTTTGTAATCGCTCGTTTAATTCTTTAGCGAGAACAGACATGGTAAGTCCGTCTAAATTCATGGTACTCCTTTCAATTTTATTTAGAAGTATAGTTTAGTATAACATAATGTACATATAATTCTTAGTATTTAAACACGGAATGTATAATTCGTGGTACAATAATAAAAACTGCTAAGGAGGATATCACATGAAAAGTATGACCGGTTTTGGTTCTGGCACGGCAACCAAAGATGGCATTACCTGCACGGTAGAAATAAAGTCCGTAAATGCGCGATTTCTTGATTTGTTTATACGTAGTCCAAAGCAAATAAACCCTTTTGAAACCATTATTCGCGGTTTAGTACAAGATCGAATTACCCGCGGTAAGGTCGAAGTATCGGTTTCTATCCAAGATACGGGAGAGAGACCTAAGACCTTTACAATAAACAGTGTATTGAGAAAACAGATACAAGAACTACTTGTTCAAGAAGAGTTTTATGATGACCCTAAAAAGGTTCCTTTACAAGCGGTCAATTCTATTTCTAATGAATGGATACAACAACAAGATACTCCGATTGCAGAAGATGTGCTTTCAGAAATAGTACAAGAATCTACAAACCAAGCACTAGATGCCTTAATAACAATGCGTACTGTAGAAGGTAAACATATTGAACAAGATTTATTGTCTCGTATCACTACTTTAGAAAATATAATCAAGAGTATTGATGAGAATAAGGCCGGCGCTGTAGATGCGTATCGTGAGCATATAAAGGGAAAAATTCAAGAATATTTAGTGTCTTTAGAAGCGAGTATCAGTGAAGATCGTTTTTTGCAGGAAATTGCTTTATTGGCTGATAAGACTGATATTACGGAAGAGATTGTCCGATTTACCTCACATGTGGTACAATTAAAAAACACACTTGTAGATGAGAATTCCATCGGTCGTAAGGTGGATTTTATTTTGCAAGAAATGAATCGTGAAGTGAATACAATTGGTTCCAAAGCTATGGATTCAAGTATTACAGAGTTTGTGGTTCAGCTAAAATGTGAGTTAGAGAAAATTAGAGAACAAGTACAGAATGTAGAGTAATAGGAGGTCCATAAATGAGTATTCAATTATTGAATATTGGCTTTGGTAATATGGTATCTGCTAATCGTGTTATGGCTATTATTAGTCCCGAATCTGCACCAATTAAACGTATGGTTCAAGATGCACGTGATAAGGGCCTGCTCATTGATGCTACATATGGTCGTAAGACTCGTGCTGTATTAGTTATGGATAGTGGTCAGATTGTATTATCTGCAATTCAACCAGAAACCGTAGCACATCGACTTGTGCAATATGATGTAGACGAAGATACAGTAGAATCATAGGAGTACATATGTCAGACAGAGGATTATTAATCGTTATATCCGGGCCATCTGGCGCAGGTAAAGGTACGATTTGTGCGAATATTCGAAAAGAAATGCCTAATTTAGTATATTCTGTTTCAATGACCACACGGGCACCTCGTGTTGGTGAAGTAGAAGGGGTTAATTACTTCTTTCGCTCGAAACAAGAATTTGAAACTTTATTAAGTGAAGATGCATTTTTAGAATATGCAAAAGTATATGATAATTACTACGGTACACCGAAGCAACATGTAATGGATTTATTGGATGATGGTAAAAGTGTACTGTTAGAAATTGATATTCAAGGTGCTATGCAAGTAAAAGAGCGTTTTAGTGATGCTGTGTTTATTTATATAGTACCACCGTCTTTAACTGAGTTATCTGAGCGCTTACACAACCGCGGTACAGATGCGAAAGAAGTTATTGATAAACGGTTGTCATTAGCTTGTTCTGAATTGGCATTAGCCCATCGATATGACTATATAGTTGTAAATGATGATCTCGGAGAGGCATCTGAGAAGGTTGCATCTATTTTACGAGCTGAATCCTGTAAGATTAGTCGCAATAAAGAGCAAATTCAATTTATTTATAAACAATATCAAGAGTCTAAGGAGAAGTGATAGTATGATGGTAAAACCTCCATTGAAAAAATTGGAAAATCAAGTAGATAGCAAATACACTTTGGTAACATTGGCAGCTAAACGCGCTCGTGAACTAACAGATGGTGAACCATGCTTAGCTGAATCTACACATGCAACTGACAAGCCTGTTTCCTTGGCATTCTATGAAATTGCCGAAGGTGAAGTGACTTATAAACGCACTAAAGAAGGCATTAAATAAGAACAACAATTCCTTGTATCATTGATACAAGGAATTTTTAAAAGGAGAAGAAAATGCGAGGAAAACATATCATTGTCGCTGTATCTGCAGGTATTGCTGCGTATAAGGCAATTGAAGTAGTTAGCAGATTTCGTAAAAAAGGTGCTGAAGTGAAGGTGGTTATGACTCAAAACTCCACTCATATAGCTTCACCTCTTACATTTGGTGAAATTAGTGGACATCCTGTAGCTATCGACATGTTTGAACAAGTACATCAATGGGATGTGGAGCATATTGCATTAGCTACATGGGCAGATGCATATGTGGTTGTTCCAGCTACGGCAAATGTAATTGGTAAAATATATGCTGGTATTGCAGATGATATGCTAACAACAACAATAATGGCTACTAAGGCTCCAAAATATCTTTGTCCCGCTATGAATACAGAAATGTATAACAATCCGATTACTCAACGTAATTTGGAAGGTTTACGTTCTCTTGGCTACCATATTATGGAACCTGCTGAAGGATGGCTTGCTTGTGGGGTTACCGGTATAGGGCGTTTACCAGAGCCTGAAGCCATTGTAGATTGGCTTGAATCACAGATGTGCAAATCTAATGAGCTTGAAGGTATTACAGTACTTGTTACAGCAGGTGGTACGCAAGAAAATATCGATCCTGTTCGTTATATTGGTAATCGTTCTAGCGGTAAGATGGGGTATGCTATTGCGGAACAAGCTGTTCGTATGGGAGCCAATGTGATTTTGGTAAGTGCTCCTACATCGTTACCTGTCCCAAGTGGTGTAGAGTTTGTTCCTGTAGATTCTGCTTTATCTATGCAACATGCTGTTGAATCTCGATATGATGAGGTAGATGTTGTTATTATGGCGGCTGCTGTATCTGATTTCCGAGTTCTTCATAAGGCAGAACAAAAAATAAAAAAAATGGAGTCCATGACTTTAGAACTTGTTAAAAATCCAGATATACTACAAGGTTTAGGTACTAAAAAGAATCATCAAATTCTTGTAGGTTTTGCAGCAGAAACTGAGCATGTTATTAAATACGGTCAAGATAAGGTTGCTAGAAAAAATTTAGATATGCTCGTAGCAAACGATGTTAGTAAATCTAATGCAGGCTTTAATGTAGATACAAATGAAGGATACTTCTTATATCCTCATAAAGATCCAAAAGAAATGCCGAATATGAAAAAATCTGAATTGGCCCATAATATTATGAAAGAAGTTGTGGAATTAGTAAAAAATAAATAACACCATACATGAGAGAATCTTATGTTTGTAGTTTGTAATTGATAGAAAGATATGTAATAATGACTTGCTTTATCAATGTAAATACACTATAATATTTCTGTAACTCATCAAGAGTAGTGGAGGGATAGGCCCTATGAAGCTACAGCAACCATTCCAAGAGGAAAAGGTGCTAATTCCT is part of the Veillonella sp. genome and encodes:
- a CDS encoding bifunctional 4-hydroxy-3-methylbut-2-enyl diphosphate reductase/30S ribosomal protein S1, which produces MEIILAENHGFCYGVKRAVEMANEAADGKGKSYTLGPIIHNPQVVGRLESKGVSPIQEVADIDEGTMIIRSHGVGPAIYEEAEEKGLHILDATCPHVKKAQQDAKSVIEDGMTLVILGEKNHPEVKSINLWANNKGIIIEDEESAKKLQIVEKMGVVVQTTFSQFKFNSIIEILEKKSKNLKVFKTICNATQERQNSAVDLARNVDLMIVIGGKNSGNTNRLAEVCRDVGCTTYHIETSTELQLEWFNRVQTVGVTAGASTPDWIIKEVIETMKDFAELLAAEGQEEFKKGNVVEGTVVQVEDERAYVSFGYKTEAILNRTEISYPAPESAKDVLKNGDEIKAVIMNHIKEDNPIYLSMTRLAKDEDWQYVIEAQEKDEAIVCKGIDAIPAGLVVTVKSLRGFIPLSQGDVHFVKSLDNLVGTEFEAKVLEIDEKKNRLVLSRRAVLEVERQAKLAEALKNINVGDNYKGIVRKIMPYGAFVDIGGIEGLLHISDISWQKIKKVEDVLSVGQEIEVKLQSFDAESNKLSLSLKALTKSPWDVAEETLHVGDVINGKVVRLVAYGAFVAVNDDIQGLLHISQITKQRNAKVEDYLNRGQEVEVKIISLNKDEKKLGLALTELMEAKETAEDAE
- the der gene encoding ribosome biogenesis GTPase Der, with translation MAKPLVAVVGRPNVGKSTLFNAIVNKRISIVEDIPGVTRDRIYFDAEWLNREFTMIDTGGIEFITDNSHVIPKMMRLQAELAIEEADVILFVVDGKQGIVPADEEVANILRASGKPVVLVVNKIDSVNQEPNIYEFYNLGLGDPIGISAKNLMNLGDLLDDTVKHFPPVGTNVDDEDTIHVAVIGRPNVGKSSLTNALLGQDRVIVSDVAGTTRDSIDTYWTHGDQKFVLIDTAGMRRKSKIEEAVERYSIVRSLRSVDRSDIVVLVLDAQDGVTEQDKKIAGYAYEAGKGVIIVVNKWDLVEKDDKTTLRFTEDIYDELGFLQFAPILFASALTKQRIHRLADMLKFVSEQQYRRVSTGTLNQLLQDAQTVNPVPSRNGRIPKIYYMTQASVKPPTFILFVNEPELIHFSYMRFLENRLRESFGFEGTPIRLVLRGKKRDDED
- the plsY gene encoding glycerol-3-phosphate 1-O-acyltransferase PlsY, with protein sequence MDIMVIVYAILAYLIGSIPSGLIIGKTFFNTDVRQYGSKNIGATNTYRVIGLKAALPVFLCDALKGAAGVILLSSYGPMYMILGGILAMMGHNWSIFLGFKGGRGVATGLGVLIALSPLVALIAFLVWGVIVYFTKLVSLGSIIAAALVPILMYFTGESYWFVGFGALAALFVIVRHWDNIKRLLAGNELKVERIKKD
- a CDS encoding NAD(P)H-dependent glycerol-3-phosphate dehydrogenase, whose amino-acid sequence is MNVVVVGSGSWGTALAIKSVLAGNTTTLYCRRPEFADQLAKDLENKEYLPGVTLPNELVYSSDLATCIKGADIILMVTPSVHVRTSLESIRPYAHKEQSYILCSKGVERTTGKLLTTVMREVLGTVGCNLAVLSGPNHAEEIGRDLPAASVLSTENLEVATMLQKILCSQNFRIYANTDITGVELAGATKNIIALAAGIVDGLKLGDNCKALLLTRGLHEMTRFGVALGAQKETYAGLAGMGDLIATCMSPHGRNRAAGQQLADGKTMDYIINHTNMVVEGFFATDIVYKMACEHHIEMPITKALYEVLYEEKSPALALAELMGRDIKIEVS
- the rsmD gene encoding 16S rRNA (guanine(966)-N(2))-methyltransferase RsmD; this encodes MRIIGGTAKGHTIKAPKGVDTRPTLDRVRESVFNVLSNRGIFGTNVLDIFSGTGAVAIEALSRGAAHAVAVDFKTGKLILENAKHCHVEDRLEIIPRKLSQLKNYIMGRQFDYIFSDPPYENGFIQETIDMVVDCDLLKPEGVLLLEHHKDEAFTLPESWKCIKEQKFGYTMVSYFVNTAERS
- the coaD gene encoding pantetheine-phosphate adenylyltransferase; amino-acid sequence: MRIGVCPGSFDPVTNGHVDIFERGSRLVDKLIIAVSSNPNKNSLFTMEERVEMIRNSVKHIPNVEIDCTGGLLNQYVKSKNATIIIRGLRALSDFEYEFQRALFAKYLDDDIETVFIMTNNKYSFVSSTGIRELAKFGGKLDGLVPDDVKEKLEERFNTVHNK
- a CDS encoding NFACT family protein, with translation MNLDGLTMSVLAKELNERLQTGQIQKLYQIDKTTLLFKIRALNEDQNLIITVGATPAMYLSKPLQDLPKEPSSLCMFLRKHIEGSRIVKVEQINGDRIMCIQTDKLEMDGSITSTFIYVELMGKYSNCIFVQDGVILESLIHVSPLMNRERSISPKLHYELPPNANRVSLMDFNYEEIRNLLTSFGNGNVQQSIRAIFNGFGKPLLDEVLWTSNLNGDESITDLSPDQIDTLAKSLYNLKAKLQDSHGLLTLINENNKKAHATFTLHNYKVLKEYSTISEALEESIHNTKSIHTADKELEKILTAAIKKEEIRHQKIKDELDDTNKMDTYKLYGDILMINAHLQVQYEPSIQLPNLLSEDGELLTIPLKPNLTIVENAQWYYKLYTKLKNRMVSGEYQLNASTTKLEYLKSILYSISLATTRESLEEIRKECMDAGIIKKSKKPLSYKLGKSNYIHLTIDEGEIFIGRNNQQNEYLTHRFAKPTDIWFHTQDIQGSHLILRLNVEPDDMILSKVAQYAAYFSKARETSKVPVDYTYIKNIKKPPGSPLGFVIFNTHQTMIVEPKKPDNYTE
- a CDS encoding YicC/YloC family endoribonuclease, giving the protein MKSMTGFGSGTATKDGITCTVEIKSVNARFLDLFIRSPKQINPFETIIRGLVQDRITRGKVEVSVSIQDTGERPKTFTINSVLRKQIQELLVQEEFYDDPKKVPLQAVNSISNEWIQQQDTPIAEDVLSEIVQESTNQALDALITMRTVEGKHIEQDLLSRITTLENIIKSIDENKAGAVDAYREHIKGKIQEYLVSLEASISEDRFLQEIALLADKTDITEEIVRFTSHVVQLKNTLVDENSIGRKVDFILQEMNREVNTIGSKAMDSSITEFVVQLKCELEKIREQVQNVE
- the remA gene encoding extracellular matrix/biofilm regulator RemA, translating into MSIQLLNIGFGNMVSANRVMAIISPESAPIKRMVQDARDKGLLIDATYGRKTRAVLVMDSGQIVLSAIQPETVAHRLVQYDVDEDTVES
- the gmk gene encoding guanylate kinase is translated as MSDRGLLIVISGPSGAGKGTICANIRKEMPNLVYSVSMTTRAPRVGEVEGVNYFFRSKQEFETLLSEDAFLEYAKVYDNYYGTPKQHVMDLLDDGKSVLLEIDIQGAMQVKERFSDAVFIYIVPPSLTELSERLHNRGTDAKEVIDKRLSLACSELALAHRYDYIVVNDDLGEASEKVASILRAESCKISRNKEQIQFIYKQYQESKEK
- the rpoZ gene encoding DNA-directed RNA polymerase subunit omega, with the protein product MMVKPPLKKLENQVDSKYTLVTLAAKRARELTDGEPCLAESTHATDKPVSLAFYEIAEGEVTYKRTKEGIK
- the coaBC gene encoding bifunctional phosphopantothenoylcysteine decarboxylase/phosphopantothenate--cysteine ligase CoaBC, with product MRGKHIIVAVSAGIAAYKAIEVVSRFRKKGAEVKVVMTQNSTHIASPLTFGEISGHPVAIDMFEQVHQWDVEHIALATWADAYVVVPATANVIGKIYAGIADDMLTTTIMATKAPKYLCPAMNTEMYNNPITQRNLEGLRSLGYHIMEPAEGWLACGVTGIGRLPEPEAIVDWLESQMCKSNELEGITVLVTAGGTQENIDPVRYIGNRSSGKMGYAIAEQAVRMGANVILVSAPTSLPVPSGVEFVPVDSALSMQHAVESRYDEVDVVIMAAAVSDFRVLHKAEQKIKKMESMTLELVKNPDILQGLGTKKNHQILVGFAAETEHVIKYGQDKVARKNLDMLVANDVSKSNAGFNVDTNEGYFLYPHKDPKEMPNMKKSELAHNIMKEVVELVKNK